The Ferroacidibacillus organovorans genome has a window encoding:
- a CDS encoding YojF family protein has protein sequence MGPIDLQSVQKALDARVGKTQYVHLETTNGAYAAHREEGAMTVCAYIRNGRIEFERGTIVGDGPYRVGLKMQIGWVYAEGLTDYEVDEKGRLLMAGYDSEGRLAIALELSDEPFAM, from the coding sequence ATGGGACCGATCGATTTACAATCCGTACAAAAAGCGCTCGACGCGCGTGTCGGCAAGACGCAGTATGTACACTTGGAGACAACCAACGGCGCGTATGCGGCTCACCGCGAGGAAGGCGCCATGACCGTGTGTGCCTATATCCGCAATGGGAGAATCGAGTTTGAGCGCGGAACCATTGTGGGGGATGGGCCGTATCGCGTCGGTCTAAAGATGCAGATCGGTTGGGTTTATGCAGAAGGGTTGACCGATTACGAGGTGGATGAAAAAGGACGCCTGCTGATGGCGGGCTATGACAGTGAAGGGCGTCTGGCCATTGCGCTTGAACTGTCGGATGAACCGTTTGCGATGTAG
- the bshB2 gene encoding bacillithiol biosynthesis deacetylase BshB2, with the protein MERHVLVVFPHPDDETFGTGGTIAKFTKAGVPVTYACGTLGQMGRNMGKPFFATRETLSEVREKELRAACEALGITDLRLLGLRDKTIEFEDREVIAEQLLTIIEELNPSLIITHYPGYAVHPDHNALGAACVRAVEKMPVAKRPVVYGHAFSRNREDHIGSPDVMIDIREVAEIKLEAVRAHRSQSENVIARFEEALKNPEAVAQFGPSMFTESFYTMRFA; encoded by the coding sequence ATGGAACGGCATGTTTTGGTCGTTTTTCCGCATCCTGATGATGAGACGTTTGGGACAGGCGGTACGATTGCGAAGTTCACAAAAGCCGGGGTTCCTGTCACCTACGCGTGCGGGACGCTCGGACAGATGGGAAGAAACATGGGGAAGCCCTTTTTCGCCACGCGCGAGACGCTGAGCGAGGTGCGTGAAAAAGAGCTGCGCGCCGCGTGTGAAGCGCTTGGGATCACGGACTTGCGCCTGCTTGGTTTGCGCGATAAGACGATTGAGTTTGAGGATCGCGAAGTGATCGCAGAGCAACTCCTCACGATTATCGAAGAGCTGAATCCTTCGCTGATTATCACGCACTATCCGGGTTATGCTGTTCACCCTGACCACAATGCGCTAGGCGCGGCCTGTGTGCGCGCAGTTGAGAAGATGCCTGTCGCCAAGCGGCCGGTGGTGTATGGTCACGCATTTTCCAGAAACCGCGAAGATCACATTGGAAGTCCTGATGTGATGATCGACATTCGCGAGGTGGCGGAGATAAAACTCGAGGCGGTGCGCGCGCATCGATCTCAATCTGAAAACGTGATCGCGCGCTTTGAAGAGGCGCTTAAGAACCCGGAAGCGGTGGCGCAGTTTGGGCCGAGCATGTTTACTGAAAGTTTCTATACGATGAGGTTTGCATGA